In a single window of the Elaeis guineensis isolate ETL-2024a chromosome 6, EG11, whole genome shotgun sequence genome:
- the LOC105047807 gene encoding LOW QUALITY PROTEIN: transcription repressor OFP14 (The sequence of the model RefSeq protein was modified relative to this genomic sequence to represent the inferred CDS: inserted 1 base in 1 codon): MGKKGIHKSFQVYFSKLKKVTTVHLPSPTNPSNAATSWLFSACKHPRTPSFAVDRHQPEDGXGGAHDPAATLSDVYRFLCENFHSLYHRDEDDNREFSSESPSYDTDPPAGTIRSSERFFVSPGTSNSLLDEARPSAETSSSSSSSPAVPGDGVAVTTFSKDPYDDFRRSMQEMVDARHVDPHQTLDWDFMEELLFCYLELNDRSVHKYILRAFTDLTVSYRRRFTSSRGRRRRKAKEGEVVVPRHFPVAG, encoded by the exons ATGGGGAAGAAGGGCATTCACAAATCTTTCCAAGTCTACTTCTCTAAGCTGAAGAAAGTCACCACTGTCCACCTCCCAAGCCCCACAAACCCCTCCAACGCCGCCACCAGCTGGCTCTTCTCCGCCTGCAAGCACCCCAGGACCCCGTCCTTCGCCGTCGATCGCCATCAACCTGAAGATG GGGGCGGCGCCCACGACCCCGCTGCCACCCTCTCCGACGTCTATCGCTTCCTCTGCGAGAACTTCCACTCCCTGTACCACCGCGACGAGGACGACAATCGTGAGTTCTCCTCAGAATCCCCAAGCTACGACACCGATCCCCCGGCGGGCACGATCCGGTCATCGGAACGGTTCTTTGTTTCTCCCGGCACGTCCAACTCCCTCCTTGATGAGGCCCGGCCGAGCGCCGAAACGTCATCGTCGTCATCATCTAGTCCGGCGGTCCCCGGCGACGGGGTGGCGGTGACGACCTTCTCCAAGGACCCCTACGACGATTTCCGGCGGTCCATGCAGGAAATGGTGGACGCCCGCCACGTGGATCCCCACCAGACTTTGGATTGGGACTTCATGGAGGAGCTTCTCTTCTGCTACCTGGAGCTCAACGACCGGAGCGTGCACAAGTACATCCTGAGGGCCTTCACAGATCTGACGGTCAGCTACCGGCGTAGGTTTACGTCGAGCAGGGGGAGGAGGCGGAGGAAGGCCAAAGAAGGGGAGGTGGTGGTGCCACGTCATTTTCCGGTGGCCGGCTGA